The nucleotide window ACTGAAATAACACTCGAAGCAAATCCAAACTCAGCAAGCCTTGCTTGGCTAAAACATGTTAAAAATTTAGGTGCAAATCGCATAAGCTTTGGCGCTCAAAGTTTTTTTGAAGATAAGCTTAAATTTCTTGGGCGCATTCACAGCAAGGAGCAAATTTTTAAAGCAGTTGAAAATGCTGGAAAAGCTGGCTTTGAGAGCATAAATTTAGACCTCATCTATGACACCAAATTTGACACTAAAAAACACCTTTTGGCTGAGGTTGAAAATTTAAAAAGCCTTGCTATCACGCACCTAAGTGCTTACTCGCTCACGCTTGAAGAAAATACTCCATTTGCTGGCAAAAAAAGCTATAAAAAGGATAGCGATAGCCTGGCTAAATTTATGATAGAACAAATTGGGCTTGCTGGCTTTGGGCAGTATGAAATTTCAAATTTCGGTCAAATTTGCAAGCACAATCTTGGCTACTGGCAAGGCAAAAACTATCTTGGCGCAGGGGCTTTTAGTGTGGGTTTTGTGGATGGCACCAGATACTACGCCAAAAATAGCATAGATGCCTATATAGCACAGCCAATGCATAGAGAAAAAGAAATTTTAAGCCAAAACGAGTTAGTAAGAGAGCATATATTTTTAGGGCTTAGAAGCATAGTCGGAGTAGATGCTACTCGCTTAAATAAATCACAGCTAAGCAGAGCAAATTTGCTTGTGGAAAATAAAAAACTTGATCTTAAAAACGGTAAATTTTATAATCCAAATTTCTTATTAAGCGACGAGATCGCACTCTTTATCGAGGGCTAAATTTATAAAATTTTGAGCAAAGTCAAGATAAAATACAAAGCTTAAATAAAATTTAATAGAGGCAAAAATGTTTGGAATGAGTTTTTCTGAAATCTTAGTTATCGCCATTATTGCAGTGTTAGTTTTAGGTCCTGATAAGCTGCCAAGCGCGATGGTTCAGATTGCAAAATTTCTAAAAATGTTTAAAAAAGGCATAAATGACGCAAAATCAACATTTGATCAAGAAATGAAGATAGCTGAGCTAAAAGAAGATGCCCAAAAATATAAAGAAAGCATAACTAAAAGTACGCAAAGTATGCGTAAAAAGCTTACTTTTGAGGAGCTTGACGAGATCAAAAAAAGCGCAAATGATATCACTAACGATATACAAAACGTCGTAAGCGACACGAAAAAAACGGTAGAAAATATACAAAATCCAACAAATTTAGTTAAAGATGCGATCTTAAACGATAAAAAAGAGGCGTAATGTTTGAAGAGTTAAGACCCCATTTAATCGAGCTTAGAAAGAGACTTTTTATAAGCATAGTAAGCGTTTTTATCTGCTTTGGCATCTGCTTTACTTTTTGGAACCCACTGCTTGCATGGATGAGCGAACCACTAAAACAAGTACTTCCTGCTGGCTCAAACATCATCTTTACTCAAATTCAGGAGCCATTTTTTACAGCGATGAAGGTTGCATTTTTTGCTGGTCTTATCGTTGCTTTACCTATAATATTTTGGCAATTTTGGCTATTTGTCGCACCTGGACTTTATGATAATGAAAAAAAATATGTGATTCCATTTGTTGTTTCAGCTTCATTTATGTTTGCGTGTGGAGCGGCATTTTGTTACTACGTGGTCATCCCACTTGGCTTTGCATTTTTGGTAAATTTTGGTGGCCAGCTCTTTACGGCTCTACCAAGCATTGGCGAGTATGTTGGCTTTTTTGCAAAACTACTAATTGGCTTTGGAATTTCATTTGAGCTACCAGTCATTACATTTTTCTTAGCAAAGATCGGACTTGTCGATGACAAAATGCTAAAAGATTACTTCAGATACGCTGTTGTTATTATCTTTATCTTTGCAGCCATCGTTACACCACCTGATGTAATAAGTCAAGTCTTAATGGCACTACCACTCATCGGACTTTATGGAATTTCAATAATCGTCGCCAAAAGAGCTAACAAGAGTGACGATGAAGATGAAAAAGAAGAACAAGACAGCGACGTAGCAAGCGATGAGTAATATAAACGACGTCTCAAGTTATGATTATTTTTTGCCGGAAGAGCTCATCGCAAAAGAGCCAGTTTTGCCAAAAGAAGAGGCAAGATTGCTTGTCTATTTTAAAAATACAAAAGAGATAAAACACTACAAATTTAAAGATCTCTCCAGCCTTATTCCAGATGATGCTGCAGTTATTTTTAATAACACAAAAGTTATCAAAGCTCGCATTTTAGGACAAAAAGAAAGCGGCAGGGCTTGCGAAGTGATGCTAAACCAGCCCATAGGCGAAAATAAATTTAG belongs to Campylobacter concisus and includes:
- the hemW gene encoding radical SAM family heme chaperone HemW, which gives rise to MQVYIHVPFCESKCPYCAFGSSDDDFNKTKAYFQALVLDLNFQLKSQNVKEISSVFFGGGTPSAVNAKFYDEIFDVLLPLCTPSTEITLEANPNSASLAWLKHVKNLGANRISFGAQSFFEDKLKFLGRIHSKEQIFKAVENAGKAGFESINLDLIYDTKFDTKKHLLAEVENLKSLAITHLSAYSLTLEENTPFAGKKSYKKDSDSLAKFMIEQIGLAGFGQYEISNFGQICKHNLGYWQGKNYLGAGAFSVGFVDGTRYYAKNSIDAYIAQPMHREKEILSQNELVREHIFLGLRSIVGVDATRLNKSQLSRANLLVENKKLDLKNGKFYNPNFLLSDEIALFIEG
- the tatB gene encoding Sec-independent protein translocase protein TatB, which translates into the protein MFGMSFSEILVIAIIAVLVLGPDKLPSAMVQIAKFLKMFKKGINDAKSTFDQEMKIAELKEDAQKYKESITKSTQSMRKKLTFEELDEIKKSANDITNDIQNVVSDTKKTVENIQNPTNLVKDAILNDKKEA
- the tatC gene encoding twin-arginine translocase subunit TatC, which encodes MFEELRPHLIELRKRLFISIVSVFICFGICFTFWNPLLAWMSEPLKQVLPAGSNIIFTQIQEPFFTAMKVAFFAGLIVALPIIFWQFWLFVAPGLYDNEKKYVIPFVVSASFMFACGAAFCYYVVIPLGFAFLVNFGGQLFTALPSIGEYVGFFAKLLIGFGISFELPVITFFLAKIGLVDDKMLKDYFRYAVVIIFIFAAIVTPPDVISQVLMALPLIGLYGISIIVAKRANKSDDEDEKEEQDSDVASDE